The nucleotide sequence AACGAGTTTCGCCATTGCAAAGGTGTCTGCGTTGCAATGGATTATTAAAACCCGTAGCTAAGGAAACCATCATTGATCAATTACCACACAATACCGCCTTGCAAATTAATGAATTTCATCGCTGTACTGAATGCAGTCAAATTTATTGGAAAGGGGCGCATTATGAACGAATGCAGCAATTTATAGAAGGAGTGCTTTCTTCAGGATGAAGGACTGAGGATTGGGGACTAGGGACTGGGGAAGAGAAGAATATAACCCTGAATTCTCCCCCTACCCCAATCCCTAATTACCTATTCTCAGCCTTTTTTTTGTCCCCAACCCCTAGCCACCAATCCATTCCTTAATGTCAACCTTAAATGCTCGTATGCAGGCGGTACAATCGCCAATAATTCCCGTCGTCGGAGAACTAATCCGCAACCATCCGGGGACGATTTCCTTGGGTCAAGGCGTGGTATATTACAATCCGCCAAAAGAGGCAATTGCACAGATTTCGCAATTTCTAGCCGAACCAGAAAATCATAAGTACAAAGCACTAGAAGGTATTGCACCTTTGTTAGATGTAATTGCGGAAAAACTGAAAGCCGATAATAATATCGAAATTAATAAAAAAAATTGCATCGTCGTCTCTGCTGGAAGTAACATGGCATTTATGAATGCGATTCTTGCTATCACTTCTCCAGGGGACGAAATTATTATCCAAACGCCTTATTATTTCAATCATGAAATGGCAATTACCATGTCGAGTTGCCGTCCGGTACTCGTTGCTACAGACGAAAATTATCAGCTGCGTCCAGATGCGATCGCATCTGCAATCACAAATAAAACTCGTGCTGTCGTCACGATTTCACCTAATAATCCCACAGGCGCAGTCTACTCGCCAGAAGCCTTGCGCCAAGTTAATCAAATATGTCGCGATCGCGCAATTTATCATATTAGCGATGAAGCCTATGAATATTTTACCTACAATAACGTAAAACACTTTTCTCCAGGCTCAATTTATGCTAATACCGATTACACAATTTCACTTTATACCCTCTCAAAAGCCTACGGTTTTGCTTCTTGGCGTATCGGATATATGGTAATTCCAGAACATCTGCTGGTGTCGGTAAAGAAAGTCCAAGATACAATTCTAATCTGTCCGCCAGTCATCTCGCAGTATGCAGCATTAGGAGCATTGCAAACAGGAGTTGCTTACTGTCAGGAAAAAATTAGCGCGATCGCATCCGTGCGTCAACTCCTACTAGAAAAACTTAGTGGCATACAAGATATTTGTACAGTTCCCCCCGCAGACGGAGCATTCTATTTTCTGTTGAAAATTCATGCTAATCTGCACGCAATGGAGCTGGTAGAAAGACTAATTCGCGAACATGGTGTAGCTGTCATTCCCGGTACAACCTTTGGTATGGACGACGGTTGTTACTTGCGCGTCGCCTACGGTGCATTGCAACAAGAG is from Funiculus sociatus GB2-C1 and encodes:
- a CDS encoding pyridoxal phosphate-dependent aminotransferase, with protein sequence MSTLNARMQAVQSPIIPVVGELIRNHPGTISLGQGVVYYNPPKEAIAQISQFLAEPENHKYKALEGIAPLLDVIAEKLKADNNIEINKKNCIVVSAGSNMAFMNAILAITSPGDEIIIQTPYYFNHEMAITMSSCRPVLVATDENYQLRPDAIASAITNKTRAVVTISPNNPTGAVYSPEALRQVNQICRDRAIYHISDEAYEYFTYNNVKHFSPGSIYANTDYTISLYTLSKAYGFASWRIGYMVIPEHLLVSVKKVQDTILICPPVISQYAALGALQTGVAYCQEKISAIASVRQLLLEKLSGIQDICTVPPADGAFYFLLKIHANLHAMELVERLIREHGVAVIPGTTFGMDDGCYLRVAYGALQQETAAEGIERLVRGLKTILAA